TCAGTTTTGTGCGGGGTTATAATAGTGTTGACCCGCAAAGACTGGATGAGCGACTTATTAATAGCCATTAAGTAacacaaaattatttgaatttaagaacaaaataaaagaatattacATGCAATACCTCAAAGTAATAgtaagttatttttttctttggtgattttgcCAGATTGGAATGTGTGGGAATTTGTTGCTGGGCAGCAATTTGTGCAGTTTCAGGAAGCCCCGTCCAATTTAAAAGCAtgcaaatgtaaaaaaagtCAAGCAGTCGCCACTAAATTATCTAATTCTGGCAATGGATGAAAAAGTAACTGTGGTCAGCTTGATGCATCATCTTCGAGTTATCTCTTACAAGCTGAATATCCACAAATGCTGAACGAGAATCAGTTTTCAGCAGTTGGAATATTGAGGACAGCAATGTATCTGCAACAACtacaataaattttttttttttccgcttcCTAGTTACAATTTATACGCTTTCCAGTTTATGCATTCCACCTTTCAGGATTTGCAACGATATTCCCGTGTTCCGTGCCGTTTACGGTTTGGGGTGTTCCCTTCTGCATGTAGCATCGTGGTGTGTGGTCGTAACTGAagctaaagcctggttttcactagcgacgcaagcacaagcgcaagcgcAAGTGCAAGcacaagagcgcttatttcactgTGAAAACAGGCTCGAtgcaagcgcaagcacaagcgcaagcaaaagcacaaggatcaaaatttttccttccacttgtgcttgcgcttatgcttgcgtttgCTTGCGTTGCATGAAAACAGAGCACAGCATTAGCAGAACGCAAGCGTTGTGTTTTGTCCAATGGCAaacactcgttccagattcccctcCTAGTGCAGGTTTTCGCAAGGCAACAAAATGGCAGAACGCAGAAGCTTGAGCTTTGACGAAACGTTTGCAGAAGTGGTACGCAACTACCGTGTACTGTATGACAAGGAATGCAAAGATttcaaggacaaaaacaaaaaattacaagCCTGGGAAAAAGTGGCGAACGAAATGGGAATGACAAAAGGTAAAGTTCAGTGACAAAGTTGTTGCTCAATTTAAGCTTAAGCCTATGTATTATTACTATAATAGCTACCGCAAGTGGAGCACCGTATACAGTTacatcttgaaaatgatcttCTTTTGTGAGTTTAGTTATCTTAATTACGATCATAGTAAGAGAAAAAAGCTTGCTCAAATATGAGCAGTGTGGTGTGATTCAAAGCCCACTGAATTTCATATGTCAAGCACacaaaaacatatatatatatatatatatatataccttctTGAGCTGGCATAATCATGCCCAGGTATGCAAACAGCCTTTTCACCACCCACCATGAGCAAACTTTGTTCACTCCGCAGATGATGCACAAACATATTTCAGAAACATGAGGAACAAATATAGCCGGGAGAAGAAGAAACTTGGTAAAGCTAAGGTATCAGGAGCAGGCCAGGATGATGTGACAGAAGTAAAGAAAGATTTGTCTGGAATGTATCCATACTTGCAGTGGTTCGAACCATACATTGTTGAACGAAAATCAAATTTTGGAGGTTTTGCGGCAGAGACTGAATGTTGTGAAATATCTGATTCTGACAATGAAAGCAGTGCAAGCATGTCTCGAAGCATTACTCCAGATGGGGGACTTTCAAGTGATGCTTCCCAGCCTGAGTTGGTGCAGTCTAGCATGCCCAAAGCACAAAAGGCATCATGGAAGTTccataaacaaacaaataagtcaaagaaaaagaaatctgGCTGTGAAGAGGCAGAACTTGAACTTATTCAATCACTTGGGGCTAGCATTGCAAAACAAGGCCAAGTTGTGGAGAAAGAAAAAGATGAAGATGACATCTTTGGTACTTTAATTGCTTCACAACTTCGGCAGCTTCCTCCTGATAAGAAGATATGGGTCAAGATGCAAATCTCAAATATGGTGTATGAGCAAATGATGCACTCAATTGGTGGAGTTTCCCAATACCAAACGTACCCTTCTTACCATGCAGAAACATCAGGCAACCCATTTCGTGATCCCAAGGCTCCATTTGGTTCTTTTTCATAGAACTAATAAAGGACACTAAAAATGATTGGTTTCTTATCCTGCATATCTCTGTCTCCATGTTATGGGAGACAAAGTGGGTGTGTTTCTTATGCTATTTGACATGATAAAGCTAAATAGCTCTATTTTGTTTAGGTAAAAATAGTGTTGCATTGCCAAGGTGATGGCAGATTTCAAGCAGGGTTTAAAATCTTCTTTGATATCTTTACAAGAGCAGTGTTATCATCACCTCAGTCTGGGTCATATTCTCTGTCCTTGAAGCTTAAAAATGTTtgttaatattttaatattgcTACAATTTATCTCAcaggggtaaaaaaaaaaatattcaaggGGGAGTTTTCCAGGTTGAAGTTTGTATGATgttaagaatatttttttttaggaaaatAGTGTGGTTGCCTGTAATGGTTGTAGAGTGTTTTCAAAAGTAGATCTATGTGAAGGtgccataattttttttttctttctaggAGAATAATTTTATTTCCCTCTGTTACCTACCTTAAGTACAATAAATCCAATTACAGTTGAAGCAGCTCAAGTGTAGCCCCCATGATTCTATTAATGACTGGAATATTTGAAATTTGAGTACAAAAATAGTTTTGAAACAAGACAGTTGTGTGAGAAATACAGGATTGCATTACAAGCGACCATTGGCAACTCAAGCGGttgtaataaataaagtattgCCAATTCAAATCACTGAATTAAATTTCTGTTACAAATGTTGAGCTTTAGTTTAATTTACAGTATCAAGAGTCTCAAATCAGCTCCATTTTACGTTTATAACCACTTAGCTTGTCCACCACCACTTGTAACCTAACACTGCCTTGCTCACAAGGGTGATGTTCTGAGACAATGCATTCAAATCTCAAATGATAGATCATTAATAGAATCTGTGGGGGTATGCTTGACCTGGGTTGGCTGTAATAAAAGAAACTAAATGGTAACCAAGGtgaaggaaaaattaatagaaaccCATGTTTTGCCACAAAGACCTTGACTTTCAGGACAAGcactttttgttattgttcattGCTAAATGTCGACACAAGCCTGTACAAGAAGCcaattgtaacaaaaaaaaattgctgtaTTCAAGAATGATGTATGATAAATGTTGTGTTCCTGGACTATACTTGTATGTACAGTATTTTTGTTACCATAAATACCAAAACGTATAGTATAGTGTTACTTTACTTGTACTGCTAGTAACGTAAAGGTATAAACTAAGTTGCAAGTGGACCAGTACTTCTCTCGTGTGCCCACTGCCATGACACTGCACCTTGCTCGGAATTCAGGAAATCAGTCAATGCCTTCTGGATCTGAATTGCATTAAGGATATAGCGGGAACCTCTCACCCTATTAACCCATCTAGGGCTCCTCTATCTGTAGTAGATACCATACTTCTCCATTCCCCAGGCTTGATGTTTCCTGATCTATCCATACTATCAACAAACCCAGATGGGCAATATATAGCTGTTTCTGTTTGCCTCAGATAGTTGTGAAGGCacacagctgcttcaataatAAGTTGCACAGTTTTAGGAGATGCAGAAATAGGACCCTTAAACACCCTCCACCTTGCTCTTAAAATTCCAAACACATTCTCTATCACCCGCCTCGCCCTGGAGAGTCTATAGTTAAATATTTGCATGAGTTCTGTCAAGGATTTTCCTGGGTAAGGTCGCTGAAGCCATGGTTTTAATCCAAAGGCTTCATCCCCTACCAAGAAGTAGGGCAAAAGGGGAAGATCACACCCTTCCAAATGTTCAGGCTTTGGGAAATTAATGGAGCCATCATCAATGGCTTTACCCATCTCTGAATGTGACAAGACACCACTGTCATTGTTGCTTCCGTAGTCTCCAATATCCACCAGGGTGAAATTATAATGGGCATCACATACTGCCATTAATACAAGACTAAAAAATCCCTTATAGTTGTAGAACAAGGATCCACTGTTGTTTGGGCACTGCATATTAACATGTTTTCCATCAATAGCTCCAACGCAGTGTGGTAAATTCCAAAGTTCCTCAAAGTCCTTTGAAATTGCTTGCCAGTCATCTGGTGAACTAGGTGGTTTTAAATAAATCTCCCCCAAAGCTTTCCAAATTGCACTGCATGTCTCCCTCAGAATATAGCTAACAGTGGTTCTTCCAAGCCGAAAGCTGAAAGCTAATGACTGTTGGTCATCTCCACTAGCCAGGAAACGCAATGTCAAGGTTAAACGTTCTGCTTCTGAAATTGGTTCCCTCATTCTGGTGGACTTCTTTGAAATTAGTGGACCAACCAATGAGAGAAGGTGCTCAAACCTGTCTGGACTCATACGTAAATACCTAGAATGTTGATTGACAaaccacaaaaagaaaacaaatttacgATAACAACAAGTTTATTTCTCCCACTTTGCTTAGTTAAATGCATTCGTtagatataaaaataaaataggaGAGCACTGGCTGCCTAGAATAACTGATAAGTTAATAATGATACACAGTCAGTTTATACATATGTTTACTACTAGTTTAGGCCGGCACACACAATAGACAAACATGACAATACAAAACGTATAAGggataaatataataattattagaaatTCATGAGATCAACAAGAACAGCAAATAACCCCTCATATGTTTAAAAATATTGGTCCTTCAATCGTCTTTTGAGGACTGATATAGGGAATGATAATTTTACATTACCATCAATAGTATTCCAGACAGATGGACCTTGAAAACGGATGTGAAATTTGCCATAATTGTTTCTAGCATAAGGAACGTCGTAagagtgttttgctgcaaatctagtattataattattatgaacaCTTGTTaccttggtaaaaaaaaaagaatggaatGCAGCAGACTGCACATTATTATGAAATTTGTACATAAAAAtcgcaatttgaaataaagcaaCATCAAAATACTTAATTAATCCAAGAGATTCCACGCACACCTGAAATAGAATTCACGATCTGTCAGCCGTAGCTCTTTTACAAGGTTATGAAAGTCCCCCTGGGTCTTTCTCTCCTTAAAGATGTCTCTAATCCAGAAGCGTTTCTTTCTTCTCGTTGCCGATTGCCTTCTTCGCCGCAAGAGCAGAAGAAACAACAAGATCTGTTGATTGAGCCtgctggccgccatattggactGGCTATAAATGAGCATG
Above is a window of Montipora capricornis isolate CH-2021 chromosome 6, ASM3666992v2, whole genome shotgun sequence DNA encoding:
- the LOC138053387 gene encoding uncharacterized protein; translation: MQCPNNSGSLFYNYKGFFSLVLMAVCDAHYNFTLVDIGDYGSNNDSGVLSHSEMGKAIDDGSINFPKPEHLEGCDLPLLPYFLVGDEAFGLKPWLQRPYPGKSLTELMQIFNYRLSRARRVIENVFGILRARWRVFKGPISASPKTVQLIIEAAVCLHNYLRQTETAIYCPSGFVDSMDRSGNIKPGEWRSMVSTTDRGALDGLIG